GGCGCAGGTTCAGGTTGCCGAACGACTGCCCGGTCTCGGCGATCTGCTCGGCGGCGGTGCCGTTGTAGAGCCGGCAATACTGCAGCCAGGCGTCGGTGAACTCCGGTAGGTCGAGCAGGTCGACGAGTTCGCTGCATATCTCGACGAGGCCGAACACGGCGCCGAGTGACCCGACGGACACCGCCGGTTCGGCGGCTGCGAACGCACCGGTGTCCAGGTCGTAGAGCCCGCTGCCCTGGATGAACCCGTTCGGCATGGCCGCGATGGTGCGGGCGCTGTTGACCAGCTTGCGTAGCGCGACCGGGTTGCCGCCGCGTTCCCACTCGGTCAGGAAGGCGGCGGCGAGCCCACTCCAGTCGGTGCCGGTGCCGACCGACAGCGCGTGCGGATCCGGCTCGTACGGCTCTGTGCGGATCTTGCGGATCGGGTCCAGCACCAGGAAGGTACGGTCGGCGTCGACCAGGTCCCGCATCAGGTCGCCGACCCGCTCGTCGGCGGTGAGGAAGTAGTAGAAGCGCCGGTACGCGGCGCTGCTGATCCGGAGCTGTTTGGCGCTGTCGGCCCAGTGCAGCACCCCGTGCCGGGTGCCGAGGTCGCGGTACCTGCCGAGGTGGTAGACGTCGACCTCGCCGGTGTGCCGGGTCATGGCCTCGGCGAAGCGGAACACGTCGGCGCGACCGGAGCGCAGGTACTGGTACCACAGCCACAGGTCCGGCGACAGCTCGGAGTTCGCCCAGGCGTACCCGCCGACGTCGTACCGCCACACGTGCCGGTCCGGGTCGTAGCTGTGCATGATGTCGCCGTAGTTCCAGAACCCGTACCAGGAACGCTGCTCCACCTGCTGGCGGTGGAAGTCGACGAGGAAGTCGAGCCGGTCCTCGATCTCCCGCCGCGCCGGGGTGCTCCGGTCGACCGGGCTCCAGTCACCGAAGACGCCGGCCGCGTGCAGGTGTGCCGGTGGGGCGACGACGAGCGGCGGATAGCGCACGGCGGCGGCGAGCTCGGCGAACCGCTCGGCGAACGGTGTGCCGTCGAGCGCCCAGAAGGACATCTCGGTGGTACGCGCTATCCCGTACGGGCTGCCGAAGCCGGGCTCGTAGTCCTCGTAGGTGATCTCGAGGCCCTCCAGCTGCTCCGGGTAGGTGTCCTGACCCATCCCGTCGTGGTAGAAGCGCAGGTCCATCGGGGTGGCGTCGGGCGACCAGAGCCAGACGGTGACCTCGGCGTTGTCCGTGGCAGCGCCCCGGACGTCGAGCTGGGTCGGGTGCAGCTGCCAGAAGTCCTTCATCCCGAACGCGAGACCGCCGGAGACGCCGCCGACATAGCCGAGGCCGGCGGCACGGCGGCCGGTGTCGACCTGCACCCAGCCGTGCCCCGAACCGGTGCGCTTGCGGATGTCGAAGCAGCCGTCGGTGAGCTGCCGCAGGCTGTAGTCGCCCCAGGCCGGCACGAGGTGCAGCCGGCCGCTCACCCGGGTGTCCCAGGTGGACAGCTCGGGCGTGCGTGCTCCGGCGACCTGCGCCTGCCGTACCGCCGGGCCGGGGTCACGGCGCAGGCCGGTGACGCCACGGACGGCCTCGCCGAGCACGCCGTCGCCGTCTCCGGCGAACCGTACGTGCCGGTCGTGCGGTTGGTCGGTCATCGGCACCTGGAATCGGACGCCCAGGCCGCTGATGAAGTCCTTGCGCTCGTTGCCGTCGAAGACGAAGGTGTGCACGACTCGGATGCCGTCGCTACCGGCGTAGAGGTACAGCCGGAGCGTGAACGGCAACCAGACGCGGCGGCCCCGGTCGGCGCGGTGCCGGCCCTCGACCCGGACCACCGCACGCACCGGGCCGCGCTGCTCGACCGTGACCGTCTGGATGTCGCTGGTGAACCGCTCCTGGCGCACGGTGCCCGCCTCCGGGTCTCCGGGGGCGTCCTTGCGCAGGCAGACCAGGGTGCCGTTCGCCGCGACGGTGCGGTCGCCCCGGATGATCGCGGGCACCAGCACGCGGCCCCGGCGGGCGATCCGGCAACGCACGACGCCGGTGTCCACCTCGATCGTCCTGGCGGTCTCGGTGACCCGCACCGGGCTCTCCGGTACGGCCGCCGGGCCGGGCCGGAGCAGGTAGTCCGCCGCGGGCGGGACGCTGGTGCCGATCGCGTGGGCGGTCCACTTGACCGTGCCGTCCGGCCAGAATCCGATCGGCCAGGACTGCACGGGTACGGCCGTGCCGGCGGCGGTGGTCAGGGAGAGCTCCTGGTCACGGCTCAGGGCGCCGCGCGGCCACGGCACGCCCCAGGTGGCGCCGATCAGGGCGCGGGGTGTGCCGCCGTCGAGCCAGCGCACCGGCACACCGGCGTCGAGGGCCGGGGCGGCACCGGCCCGCGCGTCGGCCGGGGCGACGGCGGCCTGCGCGGCAGCGGCCGTTCGGGCGCCGGGGAGCTGGGTCGCGACGCCGGCGATTGCGACACCCATCAGCAGGCTGCGTCTGGGCAGTTGAGGCATGGCGCACTCCACTTCGCGGGGGGATAACAGCCAGAGGCCGCTGTGGAAACGCTTACTATGTCGAGCAGGTAACCAGAGAGTTTCGTCGATGTCAATGGATGGGTTGCCGAATGATTCGGCTGGTCGAAGTGGATTGATCGTGACTGAAGCAGTGACCTATGCTGCGTCGCATTAGTACAAACGCTTTAACTACAGGCGCAACTGGCGATGGCTGGCACTCGCCCTACACCGGGTGGACCCGGGCGCACTGGGAGGCCGCCGCCGACCGCCTGCTGGACGCGGTGGTGCCCCACGCGGTGCCGGGCTTCGCCCAGGTCCGGCTACCCGGGCGGCCGAGCATCGCCGGGCTGTCCAGCGACGGCCTGGAGGGATACGCCCGCACGTTCCTGCTCGCCGCATTCCGGATCGCCGGCGCCGGCGGCGACGTACCGACGGCCCTCGTCGAGCGGTACGCCGACGGCATCGCCCACGGCACCGATCCCGGACACCGGTACGCCTGGCCGGCCCCGGCCGACTGCTCGCAGCAGCTCGTGGAGGCGGCCTCGATCGCCCTCGCCCTGCACGAGACCCGGCCGTGGCTGTTCGACCGGCTCGACCCGCAGGTGCAGGAACGGATCGTGGCCTGGCTGGCCGGTGTCGCCGGCAAGCGCACCTGGCAGAGCAACTGGGTGCTGTTTCCGGTGGTGGTCCAGCAGTTCCTGGCCAACGTCGGCGCGCCGCACGATCCGGCCGGGATCGACGACGGGCTGGACCGCATCGAGCAGTGGTACGTCGGACACGGCTGGTACACCGACGGCGCCGGTCGGTGCTTCGACTACTACGCGGGCTGGGCGATGCACCTCTATCCACTGATGTGGAGCCGGATGTCCGGCGACCGGGAGCGCGGCGACCGGTACCGGGAACGGCTGCGTACCTTTCTGGCGCAGTACCAGCACATGTTCGCCCGCGACGGTGCGCCGCTGCACCAGGGGCGGTCGCTCTGCTACCGGTTCGCCAGCGTCGCCCCGCTGTGGCTCGGCGAGCTGACCGAGGCCACACCGCTGCCGGCCGGCCGTACCCGGCGGATCGCCAGCGGCGTGCTGCGGCACTTCCACGAGCGGGGTGTACCGGACGAGCGGGGGCTGCTCGACCTCGGCTGGTACGAGCGGTTCCTGCCGTGCACCCAGCCCTACTCCGGCCCGGCGTCGCCGTACTGGGCCAGCAAGGCGTTCCTCGGACTGCTGCTGCCCGCCGGCCATCCCGTGTGGACGGTGCGCGAGGCGGCCGCCCCGATCGACGAGGCCGACCAGGTCGTCGCGATGCCCGGCCCCGGCTGGCTGCTGCACGCCACCCACCACGACGGGATCGTGCGGGTGGTCAACCACGGCAGCGACCGGGCCCGGCACCTCGCCGCGAGCGGGCTGGAGGACCCGCACTACACCCGTTTCGGGTACGCCTCCCACGCCGCCCCGGACACGGCCGAGCAGGCCCGTACCCGGGCGGTGGACGGCCACCTCGCCGTGGTCGCGCCGGACGGCACCATCTCCCGACGGCGCCGCATCGAGCCGCTCGGCGCGTACGACCGGTTCGCCGCCTCGGCGTACGAGGACGAACTGCCGGGCGGCCCGGTCCGGGTGGAGACGGCTTCGGTCGTACGCGGCCCGTGGGAGCTGCGGGTGCACCGGGTGACCGCGCCGCCGGGCTGCGGCGTACGCGACGGCGGGTACGCGCTGGCCGGTGCCCGCCCGCCGGCCGTGGACAGCGGGTCCGGGTGGGCCCGGGTGAGGCGGCCGGACGGACTGGCCAGCGTCGCGATCGCCCGGCACGGCCTGCGGGATGCCGCCGTGGCCCGCGCGCTGGACGCGAACGCCTACGGGGTCTGCTCCGCCACGCCGTACCTGACCGCGCCGGAG
The nucleotide sequence above comes from Plantactinospora soyae. Encoded proteins:
- a CDS encoding exo-rhamnogalacturonan lyase family protein, giving the protein MPQLPRRSLLMGVAIAGVATQLPGARTAAAAQAAVAPADARAGAAPALDAGVPVRWLDGGTPRALIGATWGVPWPRGALSRDQELSLTTAAGTAVPVQSWPIGFWPDGTVKWTAHAIGTSVPPAADYLLRPGPAAVPESPVRVTETARTIEVDTGVVRCRIARRGRVLVPAIIRGDRTVAANGTLVCLRKDAPGDPEAGTVRQERFTSDIQTVTVEQRGPVRAVVRVEGRHRADRGRRVWLPFTLRLYLYAGSDGIRVVHTFVFDGNERKDFISGLGVRFQVPMTDQPHDRHVRFAGDGDGVLGEAVRGVTGLRRDPGPAVRQAQVAGARTPELSTWDTRVSGRLHLVPAWGDYSLRQLTDGCFDIRKRTGSGHGWVQVDTGRRAAGLGYVGGVSGGLAFGMKDFWQLHPTQLDVRGAATDNAEVTVWLWSPDATPMDLRFYHDGMGQDTYPEQLEGLEITYEDYEPGFGSPYGIARTTEMSFWALDGTPFAERFAELAAAVRYPPLVVAPPAHLHAAGVFGDWSPVDRSTPARREIEDRLDFLVDFHRQQVEQRSWYGFWNYGDIMHSYDPDRHVWRYDVGGYAWANSELSPDLWLWYQYLRSGRADVFRFAEAMTRHTGEVDVYHLGRYRDLGTRHGVLHWADSAKQLRISSAAYRRFYYFLTADERVGDLMRDLVDADRTFLVLDPIRKIRTEPYEPDPHALSVGTGTDWSGLAAAFLTEWERGGNPVALRKLVNSARTIAAMPNGFIQGSGLYDLDTGAFAAAEPAVSVGSLGAVFGLVEICSELVDLLDLPEFTDAWLQYCRLYNGTAAEQIAETGQSFGNLNLRQAHARLTAYAAARTGNPTLAARAWQEFHTGHAGYPRSLDWRSARVEGAAVLKPVDEAAFVSTNASSQYGLAAIQCLALVGDHLPEQEGR
- a CDS encoding DUF2264 domain-containing protein; translation: MLRRISTNALTTGATGDGWHSPYTGWTRAHWEAAADRLLDAVVPHAVPGFAQVRLPGRPSIAGLSSDGLEGYARTFLLAAFRIAGAGGDVPTALVERYADGIAHGTDPGHRYAWPAPADCSQQLVEAASIALALHETRPWLFDRLDPQVQERIVAWLAGVAGKRTWQSNWVLFPVVVQQFLANVGAPHDPAGIDDGLDRIEQWYVGHGWYTDGAGRCFDYYAGWAMHLYPLMWSRMSGDRERGDRYRERLRTFLAQYQHMFARDGAPLHQGRSLCYRFASVAPLWLGELTEATPLPAGRTRRIASGVLRHFHERGVPDERGLLDLGWYERFLPCTQPYSGPASPYWASKAFLGLLLPAGHPVWTVREAAAPIDEADQVVAMPGPGWLLHATHHDGIVRVVNHGSDRARHLAASGLEDPHYTRFGYASHAAPDTAEQARTRAVDGHLAVVAPDGTISRRRRIEPLGAYDRFAASAYEDELPGGPVRVETASVVRGPWELRVHRVTAPPGCGVRDGGYALAGARPPAVDSGSGWARVRRPDGLASVAIARHGLRDAAVARALDANAYGVCSATPYLTAPEHPGGSAVYVSLVALTGDRVDPVAVAESVDVTVDGDRVAVTFPDGERVEVALGAEPGYVRFPADGRAPVRWPPD